The following nucleotide sequence is from Bradyrhizobium roseum.
CTCGGCCGCGGCGCGATCGCGCGCTCGATCCTGGCGCAATTGCCGCGACCGCGCCTGATGCCGCTGATCGAACGCAATCTCGCCGACCTGCGCGCCGTCGGTCTCGGCGACACCGCCGAGGACGTGCTGAAGAGCCTGCGGAAGGTTCGCAAGGCGGGCTTCTGCGTCGCCTATGGCGAGGTCACGCCAGGCGCCGTCGGCATCGCCGCGCCCGTCGTCGACGATCGCGATTATCCTGTTGCCAGCGTCTGCGTCACCATTGCCGGCAATCTGGTGACGGGCGCGCAGATCGATCAGATCGGCACTGACGTGCGGCGTGTGGCGTCGCAGATTTCGACCGATCCGTTGAATGGCAAACCATAAGCAAAATCTCACATTACGAGATTTTTCTTGACTATAGGCGAAACCTGTTCTCATTTTCCCTGCCCGCGCGCCAATCAGCCAATCGCAAGAAGCCAAGATGAACATGCCCGCCGAAACAGCCACGCAGGTCGTCATTGTCGGAGGCGGGCCTGTCGGCCTCGGTCTGGCGATCGACCTCGGGCAGCGCGGCATCAACTGCGTTCTGGTCGAGCGCTACGTTAGTCCGCAGCCGATCCCGAAGGGTCAGAACCTGACCCAGCGCACGCTCGAACATTTTTACTTCTGGGGCGCGGAGGCGGAGCTTCGGGCGGCGCGGACGATTCCACCCGACTACGGCATCGGCGGCATGACGTCCTACGGCACGCTGCTCAGCGGCTACCGCTATGACTGGCTGCAGCGCGAACTGGTGCGGCCCTATTACTTCGCTGACAACGAGCGACTGCCGCAATACGCCACTGAGGCCGTGCTGCGACAGCGCCTGAGCCAATTGCCGAACGTCGAAACCGTTTATGGCTGGAGCGCTTCCGGCATCGCGCAGGACGCCGCTGGCGCGCAGGTGACGATATCTGAGCGCAACAGCGACCGGCGGCGCACGCTGCGGGCGGACTATGTGATCGGCTGCGACGGCAGCCGCTCGCTGGTGCGCGAGGCGGCCGGCATCACCCAGACCCTGACCGACCATGATCGGCTGATGGTGCTGCTGGTGTTCCGCTCGACCGGGCTGCACAGACTGCTGGAGCGCTTTCCCAACAAATCGTTCTACAATGTGCTGCATCCGGACCTGAAGGGCTACTGGAAGTTCTTCGGCCGCGTCGATCTCGGCACCAGCTGGTTCTTCCACGCGCCGGTGCCGCTCGGCACCACCAAGGACAATTTCGATTTTCGCAGGCTGCTGCATGAAGCCGTCGGCGAGGAATTCGACGTTGAATTCGAGCATATCGGGTTCTGGGAACTGCGCGTCGCGATCGCCGATCAATATCGTATCGGCCGCGTCTTCATCGCCGGCGATGCCGCACATAGTCATCCGCCCTATGGCGGATATGGCATCAACACCGGCCTCGAAGACGTCGCTAATCTCGGCTGGAAACTCACGGCAGCGCTGCAGGGCTGGGCTGGACCGCGTCTTCTGGATAGCTATGGCGAGGAACGCCGGCCGGTGTTCGCGTCGACCGCGCAGGATTTCATCGAGAAGGCCATCGACAGCGACCGCAAATTTTTAGCCGCATTCGATCCCGCGACCGACAAGGCTGCCTTCGAGGCCGAGTGGCAGGCGCGCTCGTCCGGCGCGCGCTCGGAGGTGAACTCGTTCGAGCCGAATTACGAGGGCTCCTCGATCGTCGCGGGCCCGCCCGGCGCCGCCTGCAGCGCGATCGGATCGCATCAATTCGTGGCACGCGCCGGTCATCATCTGGCGCCGCGCCAGCTTGGGTCGGGTCGCAACGTCTTCGAGGAACTGGGCGACGGATTCACGCTGCTCGATCTCGGCGCGGCGGAAGCCGCTACCGCCTCGATCGGGCGTGCCGCGGAGGCCAGCGGCGTGCCGTTGAAGCTCGTCAGGGACGACAGCGCAGAAGCGCGGGAATTCTATGAGGCGGCGCTCGTACTGGTGCGTCCCGATCAGTTCGTCGCCTGGGATTCGGACGGCGATGTCACCGACGCGGAGCGCATCATTCGCCGCGTCGTGGGCGGCCATCCCTGACAGAATACGCCAGCGCCGTCGTCGAACAAGAACAGGCCCAAAGGCCGGCAAGAAAACACAAGGAGAAAGGCCCGTGAGCCGCCGCAGTGCCGCGCATTATTTCCTCGAAGGTCTGGTCGACCTCGGCGTCGACTATATCTTCGCCAATCTCGGCACCGATCATGTCTCGCTGATCGAGGAGATCGCGCGCTGGGATCGCGAGGGCCGCAAGCATCCGGAAGTCATCCTCTGCCCGCACGAGATCGTCGCCGTCCACATGGCCGGTGGCTATGCGCTGGCGACCGGCAAGGGACAAGCGGTGTTCGTGCATGTCGACGCCGGCACGGCGAACGCCTGCATGGCGATCCAGAACCTGTTTCGCTATCGGCTACCGGTCATGCTGTTCGCCGGGCGTGCGCCCTTCACGCTGCACGGCGAACTGACGGGATCGCGCGATACCTATGTGCACTTCGTGCAGGACCCCTTCGACATCGCCAGCATCGTGCGCCCGTATGTGAAATGGGAATACTCCCTGCCCTCCGGCGTCGTCGTGAAGGAAGCGCTCGCCCGCGCCGGCGCCTTCATGCACAGCGATCCGCCCGGACCGGTCTACATGATGCTGCCGCGCGAGACGCTGGCGGAAGAATGGGACGAGGCCCAGATGCCTTCCTACAATCCTGCGCGCTATGGCGGCGTCGCGGCGGGTGGCATCGATCCCGCCCGGGTCGAAGCCATCGCCACGCGCCTGATGGCGGCGGAAAACCCGATCGCACTGACGGCCTACCTCGGACGCAACACGGAGGCGGTCGCGGTGCTGGAGCGCCTGGCGCTGGCCTGCGGTATCCGGATCGCAGAGTTCAACTCGATCGATCTCAACGTTTCGCAGGATTCACCCTGCTTCGCCGGTTTCGATCCGATGCCGCTGCTGGAACATGCCGACGTCGGATTACTGCTCGACACCGACGTGCCCTTTGTGCCGCAATACGCCAAGCGCATCGAGGCCATCGACTGGATCCAGATCGACATCGATCCGCTGAAATCGGATTTTCCGATGTGGGGTTTTCCGACCGACATCAGGGTGCAGGCCGATTGTGCGACGGTCCTGCGCCAGGTGCTGGAAGTGATCGCGGCACGCGCCGATAACGGCTATCGCAAGCGCGTCATCGACCGCATTGCCGGCTGGAGCGGTACGCGCGAGGCCGCTGACAAGCGGCGTGCCGCTGCTGCCGCCAACAAGGGCACGCCGGGCGCAATCGGCGCGCCCTATCTGTTTGCGACCCTGAACCGCGCGCTGTCGCAGGACGATATCGTCGTCAACGAGGCGATCCGCAATGCGCCGCTGGTGCAGGAGCATATCCGCCGCACGCAGCCGGGCAGCTATGTCGGCCTCGCCGGCGGCGGGCTCGGCTTTTCCGGCGGCATGGCGCTCGGGTTGAAGCTGGCGCAGCCGGAGCGGCGCATCGTGCAGATCATCGGCGACGGCGGCTTTCATTTCTCCTCGCCGGATTCGGTGTTCGCCGTCGCCCAGCAGTATCAAATTCCGATTTTCACGGTCGTGCTCGACAATGGCGGCTGGCAGGCGGTGAAATCGTCGGTGCAGCGGGTCTATCCGAAGGGCGTCGCAGCCGAGACCAATTCCTTTCAATCGCAGTTGCGTTCGGGCCGGCAAGGCGAGCGGCGGAGCTTTTCCGACATCGGCCGCGCGTTCGGCGCACATGCGGAATTCGTCCGCGAGCCGGATGAACTCGCGGCCGCCACCGCGCGCTGCCTCGCCGCGGTCGATGGCGGGATCGCCGCGGTCCTGCATGTTCAGATTACGCCGCTGTAGCGGTCAACGTTTTTTGGTCGCGTGCCGCCAAGAGCACGGGCGAAATAACTACTCAGGAGGAAACCATGAAGACATTCTACCGCGTGGCCGTCGCCGCCCTCTGTTCGGGCCTGCCCGGCTACACGCCGGCTCTCGCCCAGGCGCAATATCCTGACCGGCCCATTCGCATCGTTGTCGGTTTCACGCCCGGTGGCGGCAACGACATCATCGCGCGCGTGTTCGGGCAAAAACTGTCGGAAAGCCTCGGCCAACCGGTCATCATCGAGAACAAGCCCGGCGCCGGCGCGATCCTCGCCACCGAATATGTCGCGCGGTCCGCGCCCGACGGCTACACGCTGCTGGTCGGCGCCAGCGGCGCCATGGTGATCAATCCGGCCGTCTATGAGAAACTGAATTACGACACGATGCGGGACTTCAAGCCGGTGTCCGAACTCGGATCGTTTCCGCTGATCCTGATCGTCAACGCGAAATCGCCGCTCAAGTCGCTGGCCGATCTCGTCGCCTACGCCAAGGCCAATCCCGACAAGGCGAATTACTCGAGTTCGTCTGCCGCCTTCCAGCTCGCGACCGAGCTGTTCAAGCAGAAGACCGGCGTGCCGATGCAGATGATCCCCTACAAGGGCGCCAACGATTCCGTGACCGCCGTCATCTCGGGCGAAGTCACCGCGACCATCGCCGATGCAGGACCTGTGACCAGCCAGGTCAACGGCGGAATGGCCCGCGCGCTCGCCGTGGCCGCGCCGGCGCGGGCCGAGAGTTTGCCCGACGTGCCGACGA
It contains:
- a CDS encoding FAD-dependent monooxygenase, whose amino-acid sequence is MPAETATQVVIVGGGPVGLGLAIDLGQRGINCVLVERYVSPQPIPKGQNLTQRTLEHFYFWGAEAELRAARTIPPDYGIGGMTSYGTLLSGYRYDWLQRELVRPYYFADNERLPQYATEAVLRQRLSQLPNVETVYGWSASGIAQDAAGAQVTISERNSDRRRTLRADYVIGCDGSRSLVREAAGITQTLTDHDRLMVLLVFRSTGLHRLLERFPNKSFYNVLHPDLKGYWKFFGRVDLGTSWFFHAPVPLGTTKDNFDFRRLLHEAVGEEFDVEFEHIGFWELRVAIADQYRIGRVFIAGDAAHSHPPYGGYGINTGLEDVANLGWKLTAALQGWAGPRLLDSYGEERRPVFASTAQDFIEKAIDSDRKFLAAFDPATDKAAFEAEWQARSSGARSEVNSFEPNYEGSSIVAGPPGAACSAIGSHQFVARAGHHLAPRQLGSGRNVFEELGDGFTLLDLGAAEAATASIGRAAEASGVPLKLVRDDSAEAREFYEAALVLVRPDQFVAWDSDGDVTDAERIIRRVVGGHP
- a CDS encoding thiamine pyrophosphate-requiring protein — encoded protein: MSRRSAAHYFLEGLVDLGVDYIFANLGTDHVSLIEEIARWDREGRKHPEVILCPHEIVAVHMAGGYALATGKGQAVFVHVDAGTANACMAIQNLFRYRLPVMLFAGRAPFTLHGELTGSRDTYVHFVQDPFDIASIVRPYVKWEYSLPSGVVVKEALARAGAFMHSDPPGPVYMMLPRETLAEEWDEAQMPSYNPARYGGVAAGGIDPARVEAIATRLMAAENPIALTAYLGRNTEAVAVLERLALACGIRIAEFNSIDLNVSQDSPCFAGFDPMPLLEHADVGLLLDTDVPFVPQYAKRIEAIDWIQIDIDPLKSDFPMWGFPTDIRVQADCATVLRQVLEVIAARADNGYRKRVIDRIAGWSGTREAADKRRAAAAANKGTPGAIGAPYLFATLNRALSQDDIVVNEAIRNAPLVQEHIRRTQPGSYVGLAGGGLGFSGGMALGLKLAQPERRIVQIIGDGGFHFSSPDSVFAVAQQYQIPIFTVVLDNGGWQAVKSSVQRVYPKGVAAETNSFQSQLRSGRQGERRSFSDIGRAFGAHAEFVREPDELAAATARCLAAVDGGIAAVLHVQITPL
- a CDS encoding Bug family tripartite tricarboxylate transporter substrate binding protein; the protein is MKTFYRVAVAALCSGLPGYTPALAQAQYPDRPIRIVVGFTPGGGNDIIARVFGQKLSESLGQPVIIENKPGAGAILATEYVARSAPDGYTLLVGASGAMVINPAVYEKLNYDTMRDFKPVSELGSFPLILIVNAKSPLKSLADLVAYAKANPDKANYSSSSAAFQLATELFKQKTGVPMQMIPYKGANDSVTAVISGEVTATIADAGPVTSQVNGGMARALAVAAPARAESLPDVPTMKEAGADVEAVLWSGIFVPAATPPEIVGKLEAEFVRIARLPDVVSRLKLLNIDSVGNSSAEFSRIIAADLERWKAVARAGNIKIAQ